From a region of the Streptacidiphilus albus JL83 genome:
- a CDS encoding glycosyltransferase family 2 protein translates to MVQEVISETPGHGTPGHGAPAYGTPAHSAAPADVDDPTNRLTLTVVVCAYTLDRWGDILASLQSLRDQERPADQVVLVTDHNPELYARARAAFPDLEVIPNSERQGLSGARNTGIAAARGDVVAFLDDDAAAAPDWTRQLLNGYRDPKVIGVGGWIEPDWEVGRPTWFPTEFDWVVGCTYTGMPQEAVPVRNMIGANMSLRREVFGAVGGFSHDLGRTGTLPLGCEETELCIRAGLHYQDGVILYQPDAVVRHRVGAARGTWKYFLDRCWREGLSKSAVSRMTGPRLALASERAYLSRTIPRAFGRALRPGPGRYPLSTVPALALGVLVTALGYLLGRTRQIFLTSHQGAAGAAAGSDDEEPDPRPGRAAAGLLLPLVAALGLWALSVRQVDVSDLGGFGLVAALPWTYWASIVLLLAGFVGALRRPGRHPIWPAAYTVGLLVVQRATSAVVYHTLLYAWTWKHIDIIDRLLANGGHLDLSNRLGDMAPYDQWAGFFAANTALIRLLGINTALSYAAWSPFVSSLILIVPLYLVFRTFSRDQRLVWTALWIFFLGNWVGQDYFSPQAFGFFLYLGVLAVVLRHLGRAPRSDLGSALDSGYPLSATPRTPLDRRTRTLWMVLLTPILLAISAAHQLTPVMLAVGLVALCLTRRYRNIWLAVLVCAIPAVWDFTSALAFFKLQLPAMEQTFGNLLANSQAGGGTTPTGLGPVTISYLDRGLSGMVALLAVVGVLRHPPLRRTGLPLLLLGVSPIPMAVANNYGGEMIFRVFMFALPGLAFFAAAALQPKPRTTHTPSWGRPAALLPVQPLRTSALSLGILGLLAACFWPSYYGKDRVNYFPPGEISLVDAMFAQAPPGSLIVGATSNFPDAYRNYDKYPQQLWLSDLDPADMTLLLQNAAAFLTRPRETDYILPPAHVYVVLTRAEEADAEMDGLLPPGAVPVIEKSLAASPRFKLILHDADGSVFEELPAAPAAGSTP, encoded by the coding sequence ATGGTGCAAGAGGTCATTTCCGAGACGCCGGGGCACGGGACACCGGGGCACGGGGCACCGGCGTACGGAACACCGGCGCACTCGGCAGCACCGGCCGACGTCGACGACCCGACCAACCGGCTGACCCTGACCGTCGTCGTCTGCGCCTACACCCTGGACCGCTGGGGCGACATCCTGGCCTCGCTCCAGTCGCTGCGCGACCAGGAGCGCCCGGCCGACCAGGTCGTGCTGGTCACCGACCACAACCCGGAGCTGTACGCCCGGGCCCGGGCCGCCTTCCCCGACCTCGAAGTGATCCCCAACTCCGAGCGCCAGGGCCTCTCCGGGGCCCGCAACACCGGGATCGCCGCCGCCCGGGGGGACGTGGTCGCCTTCCTGGACGACGACGCCGCCGCCGCGCCCGACTGGACCAGGCAGCTGCTGAACGGCTACCGGGACCCGAAGGTGATCGGCGTGGGCGGCTGGATAGAGCCCGACTGGGAGGTCGGCCGCCCCACCTGGTTCCCTACCGAGTTCGACTGGGTGGTCGGCTGCACCTACACCGGGATGCCCCAGGAGGCCGTGCCGGTCCGCAACATGATCGGCGCCAACATGTCGCTGCGCCGCGAGGTCTTCGGCGCCGTCGGGGGCTTCAGCCACGACCTCGGCCGGACCGGGACGCTGCCGCTCGGCTGCGAGGAGACCGAGCTCTGCATCCGGGCCGGGCTGCACTACCAGGACGGGGTGATCCTCTACCAGCCGGACGCCGTGGTCCGGCACCGGGTCGGCGCGGCGCGCGGCACCTGGAAGTACTTCCTCGACCGCTGCTGGAGGGAGGGCCTGTCCAAGTCGGCCGTCAGCCGGATGACCGGTCCCCGGCTGGCGCTGGCCTCCGAACGGGCCTACCTCAGCCGGACCATCCCCCGCGCCTTCGGCCGGGCGCTCCGGCCGGGCCCCGGCCGCTACCCGCTGTCCACCGTCCCGGCACTGGCCCTGGGCGTGCTGGTGACCGCCCTCGGCTACCTGCTGGGCCGCACCCGGCAGATCTTCCTGACCTCCCATCAGGGCGCCGCCGGGGCCGCCGCCGGGTCGGACGACGAGGAGCCCGACCCCCGCCCCGGACGCGCCGCCGCCGGCCTGCTGCTGCCCCTGGTCGCCGCGCTGGGCCTGTGGGCGCTTTCGGTCCGCCAGGTCGACGTCTCCGACCTGGGCGGCTTCGGACTGGTCGCCGCCCTGCCGTGGACCTACTGGGCCTCGATCGTGCTGCTGCTGGCCGGTTTCGTCGGGGCGCTGCGCCGACCCGGACGGCATCCGATCTGGCCGGCCGCGTACACCGTGGGGCTGCTGGTGGTCCAGCGGGCCACCTCGGCGGTGGTCTACCACACCCTGCTGTACGCATGGACCTGGAAGCACATCGACATCATCGACCGGCTGCTCGCCAACGGCGGTCACCTGGACCTCAGCAACCGGCTGGGGGACATGGCGCCCTACGACCAGTGGGCCGGCTTCTTCGCCGCCAACACCGCGCTGATCCGGCTGCTCGGCATCAACACCGCGCTCTCCTACGCCGCCTGGTCCCCGTTCGTCTCCAGCCTGATCCTGATCGTCCCGCTCTACCTGGTCTTCCGGACCTTCAGCCGGGACCAGCGGCTGGTCTGGACCGCCCTGTGGATCTTCTTCCTGGGCAACTGGGTCGGCCAGGACTACTTCTCCCCGCAGGCGTTCGGCTTCTTCCTCTACCTCGGCGTGCTGGCGGTCGTGCTGCGGCACCTGGGCCGGGCGCCCAGGTCCGACCTGGGCTCGGCGCTGGACTCCGGCTACCCGCTCTCGGCGACCCCGCGCACCCCGCTGGACCGCCGGACCCGGACGCTGTGGATGGTGCTGCTCACCCCGATCCTGCTGGCCATCTCCGCCGCCCACCAGCTCACCCCGGTGATGCTGGCGGTCGGCCTGGTCGCGCTCTGCCTGACCCGCCGCTACCGCAACATCTGGCTCGCGGTGCTGGTCTGCGCCATCCCCGCGGTCTGGGACTTCACCTCCGCCCTGGCCTTCTTCAAGCTGCAACTGCCGGCCATGGAGCAGACCTTCGGCAACCTGCTGGCCAACTCCCAGGCCGGCGGCGGCACCACACCCACCGGGCTCGGCCCGGTCACCATCTCCTATCTGGACCGCGGGCTGTCCGGGATGGTCGCGCTGCTGGCCGTGGTCGGCGTGCTGCGACACCCGCCGCTGCGCCGCACCGGACTGCCGCTGCTGCTGCTCGGGGTCTCGCCGATCCCGATGGCCGTCGCCAACAACTACGGCGGCGAGATGATCTTCCGGGTCTTCATGTTCGCCCTGCCCGGGCTCGCCTTCTTCGCCGCCGCCGCGCTCCAGCCCAAGCCCCGCACCACACACACCCCCTCCTGGGGCCGTCCGGCGGCCCTGCTGCCGGTGCAGCCGCTGCGCACCTCCGCGCTCAGCCTCGGGATCCTCGGCCTGCTCGCGGCCTGCTTCTGGCCCAGCTACTACGGCAAGGACCGGGTCAACTACTTCCCGCCGGGCGAGATCTCGCTGGTGGACGCGATGTTCGCCCAGGCCCCGCCGGGCTCGCTGATCGTCGGCGCCACCTCCAACTTCCCGGACGCCTACCGGAACTACGACAAGTACCCGCAGCAGCTCTGGCTCTCCGACCTCGACCCGGCCGACATGACCCTGCTGCTGCAGAACGCCGCCGCCTTCCTCACCCGGCCCAGGGAGACCGACTACATCCTGCCGCCGGCCCACGTCTACGTGGTGCTCACCCGGGCCGAGGAGGCCGACGCCGAGATGGACGGGCTGCTGCCGCCCGGGGCCGTCCCGGTGATCGAGAAGTCGCTCGCGGCCTCGCCCAGGTTCAAGCTGATCCTGCACGACGCCGACGGCTCCGTCTTCGAGGAACTGCCGGCCGCCCCGGCCGCTGGGAGCACCCCATGA
- a CDS encoding glycosyltransferase family 2 protein, giving the protein MDDVSVIICVYTEDRWDDLLAAVDSALKQSLPPAEVIVVVDHNPRLLLRLRARMAGTEGVTVLANARTRGLSGGRNTGLARARSGIVAFLDDDAVAERDWLRWFADGFAEPEVMGVGGLTVPVWASGRRPGWYPEEFDWVHGATYRGMPTGRARVRNVLGGNAAFRRSAFDVAGEFSPGIGRGADAGRTGRAMRPLGGEETELCIRIHQHRPGSVFLFDDRSVIHHKVPAERERFGYFRTRCWAEGLSKAQVAGSVGVGDGLSTERHYASRTLPAGILRGLGEAARGDYTGLARAGAIVSGGLTTLGGYAFGRCRQRLRPTGRRIP; this is encoded by the coding sequence ATGGACGACGTGTCAGTGATAATTTGCGTGTACACCGAGGACCGCTGGGACGACCTGCTGGCCGCGGTCGACTCGGCGCTGAAGCAGAGCCTGCCGCCGGCCGAGGTCATCGTGGTGGTGGACCACAACCCCCGGCTGCTGCTCCGGCTCCGCGCCCGGATGGCCGGCACCGAAGGCGTGACGGTTCTGGCCAATGCGCGGACCCGGGGCCTGTCGGGGGGCCGCAACACCGGGTTGGCCCGGGCCCGCAGCGGGATCGTCGCCTTCCTGGACGACGACGCGGTCGCCGAACGCGACTGGCTGCGCTGGTTCGCGGACGGCTTCGCCGAGCCCGAGGTGATGGGCGTGGGCGGGCTGACCGTCCCGGTCTGGGCCTCCGGGCGGCGCCCCGGCTGGTACCCGGAGGAGTTCGACTGGGTGCACGGCGCGACCTACCGGGGGATGCCGACCGGTCGGGCCCGGGTGCGCAACGTCCTCGGCGGCAACGCCGCGTTCCGGCGCAGCGCCTTCGACGTCGCCGGGGAGTTCAGCCCCGGCATCGGCCGGGGTGCGGACGCCGGGAGGACCGGCCGGGCGATGCGCCCGCTGGGCGGCGAGGAGACCGAGCTGTGCATCCGGATCCACCAGCACCGCCCCGGCTCGGTCTTCCTCTTCGACGACCGCTCGGTGATACACCACAAGGTCCCGGCCGAGCGTGAGCGCTTCGGCTACTTCCGCACCCGCTGCTGGGCCGAGGGCCTGTCCAAGGCGCAGGTGGCCGGGAGCGTCGGGGTCGGCGACGGGCTTTCGACCGAGCGCCACTACGCCTCCAGGACGCTGCCGGCCGGGATCCTGCGCGGACTGGGCGAGGCGGCCCGGGGCGACTACACCGGGCTGGCCCGGGCCGGGGCCATCGTCTCCGGCGGACTCACCACCCTGGGCGGCTACGCGTTCGGCCGTTGCCGACAGCGGCTGCGCCCGACCGGAAGGCGGATTCCGTGA
- a CDS encoding polysaccharide deacetylase family protein: MSVPVLMYHSVCAEPTPETRALSVHPDALAVQLELLDGLGCTAVTMDTLVRHWRARALGAATEPLPARPVVLTFDDGYADFHREVLPLLLRHRAAASLYVTTGWLADAGAQRDGRPPAPMLSWGALAEVAAEGVEIGGHSHSHPPLDQLSGRGLRVELMRNQDLLEARLQRPVTTFAHPFGHSDARVRSAVRDCGYRGACAVANAMAEPRQGPFALSRLTVRRSTTPEDFLALVQGRELLRLYGRDRVLTRGYALVRAGRRSLRRAARLGALGRAE; this comes from the coding sequence TTGTCGGTACCGGTACTGATGTACCACTCGGTCTGCGCCGAGCCGACGCCGGAGACCAGGGCGCTCTCGGTGCACCCGGACGCCCTCGCCGTCCAGCTGGAACTGCTCGACGGGCTCGGCTGCACCGCCGTCACCATGGACACCCTGGTCCGGCACTGGCGGGCCCGGGCACTGGGCGCGGCGACGGAGCCGCTGCCGGCCCGACCGGTGGTGCTCACCTTCGACGACGGCTATGCCGACTTCCACCGCGAGGTGCTGCCGCTGCTGCTGCGGCACCGGGCCGCCGCCAGCCTCTACGTCACCACCGGCTGGCTGGCCGACGCCGGGGCGCAGCGCGACGGGCGTCCGCCGGCGCCGATGCTCAGCTGGGGCGCGCTGGCCGAGGTCGCGGCCGAGGGGGTCGAGATCGGCGGCCACAGCCACAGCCACCCGCCGCTGGACCAACTGTCGGGCCGAGGGCTGCGGGTGGAGCTGATGCGCAATCAGGACCTGCTGGAGGCGCGGCTGCAGCGGCCGGTGACCACCTTCGCCCACCCCTTCGGCCACTCCGACGCCCGGGTCAGGTCCGCGGTGCGGGACTGCGGCTACCGGGGGGCGTGCGCGGTGGCCAACGCCATGGCCGAGCCCAGGCAGGGGCCGTTCGCGCTGTCCCGGCTCACGGTCCGTCGCAGCACCACCCCCGAGGACTTCCTGGCGCTGGTCCAGGGCCGGGAACTGCTCCGGCTCTACGGCCGGGACCGGGTGCTGACCCGGGGCTACGCCCTGGTCCGGGCCGGTCGGCGGAGCCTGCGCCGGGCCGCGCGGCTCGGCGCGCTCGGCCGGGCGGAGTAG